The proteins below are encoded in one region of Sideroxydans lithotrophicus ES-1:
- the glnL gene encoding nitrogen regulation protein NR(II) — MSTIPLPSLEHLSTAVILLDEQSRFAYLNPAAEHLFGLSNTNLIGHPLQYAFMHTDQLFATIQSALSSNASHIEHELTLITHGIGNKLHLSCTATPLQLGPYSLLLEFHTMDRPLKMAREEQMLDQTQANRLLLRNLAHEIKNPLGGIRGAAQLLEQELEKPALREYTQVVIQEADRLRSLMEKLLTPQHVPHFSALNIHEVLERVRSVVLAELPEGLQIQRDYDLSLPELHGDKEQLIQVVLNIVRNAAQAMQGKGHILMRTRITRQVTLMKKLHRLAVMVQIIDNGPGIPTHLRDKIFYPLVSGRADGHGLGLTLAQDFVSQHQGSIEFDSEPGRTCFTVMLPLNYSGKQP, encoded by the coding sequence ATGTCAACCATTCCACTTCCTTCGCTGGAACATCTTTCCACCGCAGTCATCCTTCTGGACGAACAATCCCGCTTTGCTTATCTGAATCCGGCAGCAGAGCATCTGTTCGGCCTGAGCAACACCAACCTGATCGGCCATCCGCTGCAGTATGCTTTCATGCATACCGATCAGCTGTTCGCCACCATCCAGTCGGCTTTATCAAGCAACGCCAGTCACATCGAGCATGAACTGACACTCATTACCCATGGCATCGGCAACAAGCTGCACCTGAGTTGCACCGCAACGCCCCTGCAACTTGGCCCTTATTCGTTGCTGCTGGAATTCCATACCATGGACAGGCCGTTAAAGATGGCACGCGAGGAGCAGATGCTGGATCAGACGCAAGCGAACCGTTTGCTGCTGCGCAACCTGGCGCATGAGATCAAGAATCCGCTCGGGGGCATACGGGGCGCGGCGCAGCTGCTGGAGCAGGAACTTGAAAAACCGGCTTTGCGCGAATACACCCAAGTGGTCATCCAGGAAGCCGACCGGCTGCGCTCTCTGATGGAAAAGCTGCTCACTCCGCAGCACGTGCCCCATTTTAGTGCGCTCAACATCCACGAGGTTCTGGAGCGCGTGCGCAGCGTGGTGCTGGCGGAACTGCCGGAAGGCCTCCAGATCCAGCGCGATTATGACCTTAGCCTGCCTGAGCTGCACGGCGACAAGGAACAACTCATCCAGGTCGTGCTCAACATCGTGCGCAATGCTGCCCAAGCCATGCAGGGCAAGGGACATATACTGATGCGCACGCGTATCACCCGGCAAGTCACGCTGATGAAAAAACTGCATCGCCTGGCCGTGATGGTACAGATCATCGACAACGGCCCGGGCATTCCCACCCACTTGCGCGACAAGATCTTCTACCCGCTGGTCTCCGGACGCGCCGACGGGCACGGGCTGGGGCTTACCCTGGCACAGGATTTTGTCAGCCAGCACCAGGGCAGTATCGAATTTGACAGCGAACCGGGACGTACCTGCTTTACCGTCATGCTCCCGCTCAATTACTCAGGAAAACAACCATGA
- the ntrC gene encoding nitrogen regulation protein NR(I): MTKPVWIIDDDRSIRWVLEKALAREEIEYKSFASADEALEELPGNLPQMVISDIRMPGSSGLELLQKLRNDYPNLPVIIMTAYSDLESAVSAFQGGAFEYLPKPFDVNHAVELIRRALEQSQRKNTHAEDAQAAPDILGHAPAMQEVFRAIGRLAQSNATVLINGESGTGKELVAQALHRHSPRADKPFVAINTAAIPKDLLESELFGHERGAFTGATTTRHGRFEQAEGGTLFLDEIGDMPAELQTRLLRVLSDGNFYRVGGHQPIKANVRIIAATHQNLDERVKQGLFREDLFHRLNVIRLRLPPLRERREDIPLLAKYFLQKSAKELGVEQKTLSEAALNYLSAQDIPGNVRQLENLCHWLTVMTPTRVVEIADLPSEWRDTHASSTLNQDWRAALAQQVALALQRNEPNILDNLTKQFESTLITQALQHTGGRRIEASTLLGMGRNTLTRKIQELGLDGEND; encoded by the coding sequence ATGACCAAACCTGTCTGGATCATCGACGATGACCGCTCCATCCGCTGGGTACTGGAAAAAGCCCTCGCGCGCGAAGAGATCGAATATAAGAGCTTCGCTTCCGCGGACGAGGCGCTGGAAGAGCTCCCCGGCAACCTCCCGCAGATGGTGATCAGCGACATCCGCATGCCGGGCAGCTCAGGCCTTGAATTGCTGCAGAAACTGCGCAACGATTATCCCAACCTGCCGGTCATCATCATGACCGCCTACTCCGACCTGGAAAGCGCTGTGTCGGCATTCCAGGGCGGTGCATTCGAGTACCTACCCAAGCCGTTCGACGTGAACCACGCGGTGGAACTGATCCGCCGCGCGCTGGAACAGAGCCAACGCAAGAACACGCACGCCGAAGATGCGCAAGCCGCACCTGACATCCTCGGGCACGCACCCGCCATGCAGGAAGTGTTCCGCGCCATCGGCCGCCTCGCGCAATCCAATGCCACCGTGCTGATCAACGGCGAATCTGGCACCGGCAAGGAGCTGGTCGCGCAGGCGCTGCACCGGCACAGTCCGCGCGCCGACAAACCCTTTGTCGCCATCAATACCGCTGCGATCCCGAAAGATCTGCTGGAATCCGAATTGTTCGGCCACGAGCGCGGCGCCTTCACCGGCGCCACCACTACGCGCCACGGCCGTTTCGAGCAGGCCGAGGGCGGCACGCTGTTCCTCGACGAGATCGGCGACATGCCGGCAGAGTTGCAGACGCGTCTGTTGCGCGTATTGTCGGACGGAAATTTCTATCGCGTCGGCGGCCACCAGCCGATCAAGGCCAACGTGCGCATCATCGCCGCCACCCACCAGAATCTGGACGAGCGCGTGAAACAGGGATTGTTCCGCGAAGACCTGTTCCACCGCCTCAACGTCATCCGCTTGCGCCTGCCGCCGCTGCGCGAACGCCGCGAGGACATCCCGCTGCTGGCGAAATACTTCCTGCAGAAGAGTGCCAAGGAGCTGGGAGTGGAACAAAAGACGCTCAGCGAGGCCGCGCTCAACTACCTCTCTGCCCAGGATATCCCCGGCAATGTGCGCCAACTGGAGAACCTGTGCCACTGGCTCACAGTGATGACACCCACCCGTGTGGTGGAGATCGCCGACCTGCCTTCCGAATGGCGCGACACCCATGCCAGCAGCACGCTGAATCAGGATTGGCGTGCTGCGCTGGCGCAACAGGTCGCGCTTGCCTTGCAACGCAACGAACCGAATATCCTCGATAACCTTACCAAGCAATTCGAGAGCACGCTCATCACCCAGGCGTTGCAGCACACCGGCGGGCGGCGCATCGAGGCTTCCACCTTACTCGGTATGGGACGCAACACCTTGACGCGAAAGATCCAGGAACTGGGGCTCGATGGGGAAAACGATTAA